In a genomic window of Mucilaginibacter sp. KACC 22063:
- a CDS encoding PadR family transcriptional regulator, translated as MGSNQLIKGTLQTIVLKLLEDNERMYGYEITQKVKEITSGEIMLTEGALYPTLHKLEAEGLLETFTDIVDNRVRKYYRLTEQGGKEVTIKVKEAQSFVEQLHLLLNLKPATK; from the coding sequence ATGGGCAGCAACCAATTGATAAAAGGCACTTTACAAACCATTGTACTTAAATTACTGGAAGACAATGAGCGCATGTATGGCTACGAGATTACACAAAAAGTAAAAGAGATCACTTCGGGCGAGATTATGCTTACTGAGGGCGCCTTATACCCTACTTTGCATAAACTTGAGGCGGAGGGCTTACTGGAAACTTTTACCGATATTGTAGATAACCGTGTACGCAAATATTACCGGCTTACTGAACAAGGCGGCAAAGAGGTAACTATCAAAGTAAAAGAAGCACAAAGCTTTGTTGAGCAATTGCATCTGCTGTTAAACCTAAAACCTGCTACCAAATGA